In one Chelmon rostratus isolate fCheRos1 chromosome 7, fCheRos1.pri, whole genome shotgun sequence genomic region, the following are encoded:
- the LOC121608834 gene encoding tripartite motif-containing protein 3-like, which produces MSITMAKRETGSTSPVVRQIDKQFLVCSICLDHYHNPKVLPCLHTFCEKCLQNYIPPQSLTLSCPVCRQTSILPEKGVAALQNNFFITNLMEVLQRDPECSRPEACNVLESASAATACQPLSCPNHGGKVMEFYCESCETAMCLECTEGEHREHVTVPLRDVLEQHKSALKNQLDAVRNRLPQLTAAIELVNEISKQLTDRKNEAVTEISNTFDELEKALHQRKTALITEVENICSTKQKVLQAQLASLLQGKENIQSSCNFTEQALSHGSATEVLLVQKQMGERVSALARHSFPEHPHENGHLECQVETDGLRRSIQNLGVLITTGAVGHTSVATGEGLRHALVSQHTTVTVTTKDKDGELVKTGNAALRAEIASADGVCTEAEVVDNKNGTYEVGYTIRSEGEFTFSLLLYEQPVRGSPFRLRAVKPSDVLQSPDDVKRRVKSPSGGGGHVRQKAVRRPSSMYSTTKKKENPIEDELIYRVGTRGRDKGEFTNLQGISTSSNGRIVVADSNNQCIQVFSNDGQFKMRFGVRGRSPGQLQRPTGVTVDMNGDIIVADYDNRWISIFSSDGKFKSKIGAGRLMGPKGVAVDKNGHIITVDNKACCVFIFQSNGKLVTKFGARGTSDRHFAEKSGANIALEQKLSKSGPVFSPHFVAVNNKNEIVVTDFHNHSVKVYNADGEFLFKFGSHGEGNGQFNAPTGVAVDANGNIIVADWGNSRIQVFDSSGSFLSYINTSADPLYGPQGLALTSDGHVAVADSGNHCFKVYRYLQ; this is translated from the exons ATGTCTACAGAACTACATCCCTCCCCAGTCTTTGACGCTGTCCTGCCCAGTATGCAGACAGACCTCTATCTTGCCAGAGAAGGGTGTAGCAGCCCTGCAGAACAACTTCTTCATCACAAACCTAATGGAGGTGTTACAGCGAGACCCGGAGTGCAGTAGACCTGAGGCCTGTAATGTTCTTGAATCAGCCAGTGCAGCTACAGCCTGTCAGCCCCTCTCCTGCCCCAACCATGGGGGCAAG GTGATGGAGTTTTACTGCGAGTCATGCGAAACAGCCATGTGTCTGGAGTGTACAGAAGGAGAACACAGGGAACATGTGACAGTTCCTCTGAGGGATGTGCTGGAACAGCACAAGTCAGCGCTTAAAAATCAGCTGGACGCTGTGCGCAACAG ACTACCACAGCTGACAGCTGCCATCGAACTTGTGAATGAGATCTCCAAGCAGCTTACGGATCGGAAAAATGAGGCTGTGACTGAAATCAGTAACACTTTTGACGAGCTGGAGAAGGCCTTACACCAACGCAAGACTGCTCTCATTACAGAAGtggaaaacatctgcagcaccaagcagaag GTCCTTCAAGCCCAGCTGGCCTCTTTGCTTCAGGGCAAAGAGAACATTCAAAGCAGCTGCAACTTCACAGAGCAGGCCCTGAGCCACGGCAGTGCCACTGAGGTCCTGTTGGTCCAGAAACAGATGGGTGAGCGGGTCAGTGCCCTGGCGCGACACAGCTTTCCTGAGCATCCCCACGAAAATGGACATCTGGAATGCCAGGTAGAGACAGATGGACTGAGGCGCTCCATCCAGAACCTGGGAGTCCTGATCACAACAGGGGCTGTAGGCCATACAAGCGTTGCCACTGGTGAAGGCCTGCGACATGCACTGGTCAGCCAGCACACTACTGTCACAGTCACTACTAAAGACAAGGATGGAGAACTAGTGAAGACTGGTAATGCTGCTTTGAGGGCAGAGATTGCCTCTGCAGACGGAGTGTGCACTGAAGCTGAGGTAGTGGACAACAAGAACGGCACCTATGAGGTTGGTTACACAATCCGCTCCGAGGGAGAATtcaccttctctctgctgctatATGAACAGCCCGTGAGGGGGAGTCCGTTCCGTTTGCGTGCTGTCAAGCCGTCGGATGTCCTCCAGTCACCAGACGACGTGAAGAGAAGAGTGAAGTCCCCgagcggaggaggaggtcaTGTTCGACAGAAGGCTGTGCGCAGGCCCTCCAGCATGTACAGCACcaccaagaaaaaagaaaacccaatAGAGGATGAGCTGATCTACAGAGTGG GAACAAGAGGGCGAGATAAAGGAGAATTCACGAACTTACAAGGCATCTCAACCTCTAGTAATGGACGGATTGTGGTGGCAGACAGCAACAACCAGTGTATACAG GTATTCTCAAATGATGGCCAGTTTAAGATGAGGTTTGGGGTCAGAGGTCGCTCACCAGGGCAGTTGCAGCGCCCCACGGGGGTCACAGTAGACATGAATGGTGACATAATTGTAGCTGACTACGACAACAGATGGATTAGCATCTTCTCCTCGGATGGCAAGTTCAAG AGCAAAATCGGTGCTGGAAGACTGATGGGGCCCAAAGGTGTGGCTGTGGATAAGAATGGACATATCATCACGGTTGATAATAAGGCCTGCTGTGTCTTCATCTTCCAATCAAACGGGAAGCTGGTGACAAAGTTTGGAGCCAGAGGAACATCAGACAGACACTTTGCAG aaAAAAGTGGTGCAAACATTGCACTGGAACAAAAGCTTAGTAAATCTGGCCCTGTTTTCA GTCCTCACTTTGTGGCTGTgaataacaaaaatgaaattgtggTAACAGACTTTCATAACCATTCAGTCAAG GTGTACAATGCAGATGGGGAGTTCCTGTTTAAATTTGGCTCCCATGGAGAGGGGAACGGCCAGTTCAATGCTCCAACAGGTGTGGCTGTGGATGCCAATGGAAATATCATTGTTGCTGATTGGGGCAATAGTCGGATCCAG GTGTTCGACAGCTCTGGGTCCTTCCTGTCCTACATCAACACATCAGCGGACCCCCTTTATGGCCCCCAGGGCCTGGCCCTCACATCTGATGGTCATGTGGCAGTGGCAGACTCTGGGAACCATTGCTTCAAGGTCTACCGCTACCTGCAGTAG